The DNA region GCTTCCCGTTATTGCCAACCCTCTCTCTAGTCCCCAAGTTCAAGGACTTCAATCCCAAATTAACCAGAAAAAAAATGAGGTTTTACAGAAGAAAAATCAGTGCTTGCAACAAATGCAACAAGCACAATTGTACGAATTAAATACAGAAGTTCAGCAAAGCCAACTAGATAGTTTTTTTAGAGTAGAAAAAGGAGACAATCTAGTTAAAAAAATGAATGTAGAATTAGTTATGCGCGATGGTATTGTTGAAGAAATTAGAGGAGAAATTTAGGTTATTG from Gloeocapsa sp. PCC 73106 includes:
- a CDS encoding YlqD family protein, with the protein product MFDNNPSGLVLRRPVTLTVIVTPRWKEEMQQQLQAQINQLDAQLQQIDIKGNQALAELQKQLPVIANPLSSPQVQGLQSQINQKKNEVLQKKNQCLQQMQQAQLYELNTEVQQSQLDSFFRVEKGDNLVKKMNVELVMRDGIVEEIRGEI